A window from Telopea speciosissima isolate NSW1024214 ecotype Mountain lineage chromosome 8, Tspe_v1, whole genome shotgun sequence encodes these proteins:
- the LOC122670510 gene encoding probable inactive poly [ADP-ribose] polymerase SRO2 isoform X1 yields the protein MEISETKCQLSPLAVGRNGRFKSSRCRDSVSDHSRRRRKHEVMDQKDIGDSVSDTTNEQDISVSDSESGVFGSTSTVPEFESFAGNGLIKLEEGDKEHDIIKNKFILGLGSLGRHTKVVSVHKNLFSSFHRKARLQSFKIFSEAMSLKCNGNANIKYGWYGTSRNGVHRIVSDGFDHFGNSENSRLDDCGLYLSPENSSIESAMASVLDESGLRHVILCRVILGNMEEIHPGSEQFHPSSEEFDSGVDNLSAPKRYIIWSTHMNSHILPEYVISFRAPPCLKGFQRTQEHVVKPTSAWMPFPNLISVLSRFLPPTSVAFIEKYHNEYREKKITRQHLIQRVRQIAGDKLLVSVIKTCRNKQFKARGGCSPSRSSK from the exons ATGGAGATTAGCGAAACAAAATGCCAGTTATCACCTCTTGctgtgggaaggaatggcaGGTTTAAGAGTAGTAGATGTAGGGATTCAGTTTCTGACCATTCTAGAAGACGTAGGAAACATGAAGTTATGGATCAAAAAGATATCGGAGATTCGGTATCGGATACCACCAATGAGCAGGATATATCGGTTTCGGATTCTGAAAGTGGCGTCTTTGGTTCCACCTCCACCGTTCCGGAATTCGAATCCTTCGCAGGAAATGGACTGATCAAGTTGGAAGAAGGAGATAAAGAGCACGACATTATCAAGAATAAATTcatattgggtttgggatctcTTGGAAGACATACTAAGGTTGTCTCTGTACACAAGAATTTGTTCTCTAGTTTTCACAGAAAAGCTCGACTTCAATCGTTCAAGATCTTCTCGGAAGCGATGTCTCTGAAATGCAATGGCAATGCTAATATTAAATATGGTTGGTATGGAACTTCGAGGAATGGAGTTCATAGGATCGTTTCCGATGGATTTGATCATTTTGGAAACTCTGAGAACAGCAGATTGGATGACTGTGGTCTTTATCTTTCTCCGGAGAATTCTTCTATTGAGAG TGCGATGGCCTCTGTTCTAGATGAAAGTGGTTTGCGACATGTGATTCTTTGTCGTGTGATCTTGGGAAATATGGAGGAAATCCATCCTGGTTCTGAGCAGTTCCATCCTAGTTCTGAGGAGTTTGACTCTGGAGTCGATAATCTGTCGGCTCCGAAGAGATATATCATTTGGAGTACACACATGAACAGTCATATCTTGCCTGAATACGTCATAAGTTTCAGGGCTCCTCCTTGCTTGAAAG GTTTTCAAAGGACACAAGAGCATGTGGTAAAACCCACATCTGCTTGGATGCCATTTCCGAATTTAATATCTGTACTTTCGAGGTTCTTGCCTCCCACTTCCGTTGCTTTCATTGAGAAGTATCACAACGAATACCGA GAGAAGAAGATCACTCGGCAGCATCTGATACAGCGAGTGAGGCAAATAGCTGGAGACAAATTGCTTGTTTCAGTAATCAAAACTTGCAGAAACAAG CAATTCAAAGCAAGAGGAGGCTGTTCACCAAGCAGGAGCTCAAAGTAA
- the LOC122670510 gene encoding probable inactive poly [ADP-ribose] polymerase SRO2 isoform X2, with protein MEISETKCQLSPLAVGRNGRFKSSRCRDSVSDHSRRRRKHEVMDQKDIGDSVSDTTNEQDISVSDSESGVFGSTSTVPEFESFAGNGLIKLEEGDKEHDIIKNKFILGLGSLGRHTKVVSVHKNLFSSFHRKARLQSFKIFSEAMSLKCNGNANIKYGWYGTSRNGVHRIVSDGFDHFGNSENSRLDDCGLYLSPENSSIESAMASVLDESGLRHVILCRVILGNMEEIHPGSEQFHPSSEEFDSGVDNLSAPKRYIIWSTHMNSHILPEYVISFRAPPCLKGFQRTQEHVVKPTSAWMPFPNLISVLSRFLPPTSVAFIEKYHNEYREKKITRQHLIQRVRQIAGDKLLVSVIKTCRNKHDTPMSYLGHSTQIR; from the exons ATGGAGATTAGCGAAACAAAATGCCAGTTATCACCTCTTGctgtgggaaggaatggcaGGTTTAAGAGTAGTAGATGTAGGGATTCAGTTTCTGACCATTCTAGAAGACGTAGGAAACATGAAGTTATGGATCAAAAAGATATCGGAGATTCGGTATCGGATACCACCAATGAGCAGGATATATCGGTTTCGGATTCTGAAAGTGGCGTCTTTGGTTCCACCTCCACCGTTCCGGAATTCGAATCCTTCGCAGGAAATGGACTGATCAAGTTGGAAGAAGGAGATAAAGAGCACGACATTATCAAGAATAAATTcatattgggtttgggatctcTTGGAAGACATACTAAGGTTGTCTCTGTACACAAGAATTTGTTCTCTAGTTTTCACAGAAAAGCTCGACTTCAATCGTTCAAGATCTTCTCGGAAGCGATGTCTCTGAAATGCAATGGCAATGCTAATATTAAATATGGTTGGTATGGAACTTCGAGGAATGGAGTTCATAGGATCGTTTCCGATGGATTTGATCATTTTGGAAACTCTGAGAACAGCAGATTGGATGACTGTGGTCTTTATCTTTCTCCGGAGAATTCTTCTATTGAGAG TGCGATGGCCTCTGTTCTAGATGAAAGTGGTTTGCGACATGTGATTCTTTGTCGTGTGATCTTGGGAAATATGGAGGAAATCCATCCTGGTTCTGAGCAGTTCCATCCTAGTTCTGAGGAGTTTGACTCTGGAGTCGATAATCTGTCGGCTCCGAAGAGATATATCATTTGGAGTACACACATGAACAGTCATATCTTGCCTGAATACGTCATAAGTTTCAGGGCTCCTCCTTGCTTGAAAG GTTTTCAAAGGACACAAGAGCATGTGGTAAAACCCACATCTGCTTGGATGCCATTTCCGAATTTAATATCTGTACTTTCGAGGTTCTTGCCTCCCACTTCCGTTGCTTTCATTGAGAAGTATCACAACGAATACCGA GAGAAGAAGATCACTCGGCAGCATCTGATACAGCGAGTGAGGCAAATAGCTGGAGACAAATTGCTTGTTTCAGTAATCAAAACTTGCAGAAACAAG cATGACACTCCGATGTCATACTTAGGTCATAGTACTCAGATTAGGTGA